The genomic window GGTGTAGCGTGCTGAGATGTGGGTCAAAAGCAATCCTTTGGCATGACATTTTTTTGCAACTCGGGCAGCTTGAGAAGCAGTTGAATGAAAATAATTGTAAGCCATTTTCTTATCTTCTTCTGAAAAAGTCGATTCATGAACGATCACATCAGCGTGATCAGCCAATTTATCGATCTCAGGTGTATATCTAGTATCTGAAATCACGGCGACCGTTTTGCCAGGCTTGTCTGGACCAATAAAATCTTTACCGTTAAGCTTCGTGCCATCTGTTAGAGTTACCTCTTGCCCAGCTTTCAACTTACCATAAATCGGTCCATTAGGAATATTATATTGCTTCAGCTTATCAACTAGCAATTCGCCTGTCCGTGGTTTTTCAACGATCCGATAGCCGAAACAAGTGATCCGATGTTCCAGTTTACCGGCATAAACAGTGAATGTCTTATCATTAAAGATCTCGCCGCCATCTTTTAGTTCAATATAGTTGATACGATATCCCAATTTAGTTCCAGTGACCGCTAATGAAGTCTCCACGTACTTTTTTAGGCCAACTGGTCCGTATAGGTCTAGCGGAGTGTTTCCGCCTTGATTGGCCCGACTAGACAATAGTCCCGGCAAACCAAAAATATGATCGCCATGTAAATGAGTAATGAAGATCTTCGCAATTTTTCGAGGTCGAATGGTAGTCTCTAAAATTTGATGCTGAGTGGCTTCACCCACATCAAAAAGCCAAACCTCATTGCGTTCATCAAGTAATTTCAATGCTGTGCTGGAAACATTCCTTCCCTTAGAAGGAACACCTGCACCAGTTCCTAAAAATTCTAATTCCATATAAAAATCCTATCTATTTTTTATCTAAATCTTTCAAGATCTGTTTAGCAACAAACGATGAATAATACATTGAACCATCTGGATTTGGATGGACTTGATCGTCGTAGAACCAATCTGGATGTCCTTTAGCATATCCATTCCAGTCGATCACGGAAAGATTCTTATATTTCTTCTGTGCTTTGAACAATAATTCATTAACTGGTTTTTCCCAAGGTCTAGTTGGAACAAACACGTTGATCCAGAAAACATGCGTCTTTGGACCGACCAGTTTCATGACTTGATCCAATTGTTCTTCGGTGAACGGACCGTTAGTACCAAGACCGACCATGACGTTTGGTGCTAAAGCACCTTTATCCTTGTAGTCTTGTAAAATGTTGACACTGGCGTCCAACTGACGACTGACGGCAGCATCGATCACGACATTTTTATCGTTGAACAGTTTATGGAAGTTATCCAATCCATCAGCCATAACTGAGTCTCCGACACCAGTTAGATGAATGTCTTGAAGTC from Companilactobacillus sp. includes these protein-coding regions:
- the rnz gene encoding ribonuclease Z → MELEFLGTGAGVPSKGRNVSSTALKLLDERNEVWLFDVGEATQHQILETTIRPRKIAKIFITHLHGDHIFGLPGLLSSRANQGGNTPLDLYGPVGLKKYVETSLAVTGTKLGYRINYIELKDGGEIFNDKTFTVYAGKLEHRITCFGYRIVEKPRTGELLVDKLKQYNIPNGPIYGKLKAGQEVTLTDGTKLNGKDFIGPDKPGKTVAVISDTRYTPEIDKLADHADVIVHESTFSEEDKKMAYNYFHSTASQAARVAKKCHAKGLLLTHISARYTGKAALTLQNEARKIFDNSRVVNDFDIYEVPFNN